One genomic segment of Ipomoea triloba cultivar NCNSP0323 chromosome 9, ASM357664v1 includes these proteins:
- the LOC116030497 gene encoding 1-aminocyclopropane-1-carboxylate oxidase 3-like: MANFPVINMEKLNGAERGDAMELIKDACENWGFFELLNHGIPHEVMDNIEKLTKEHYKKVMEQRFKDLVASKGLEGVQAEVTDMDWESTFFLRHLPVSTISQVPDLDDNYREAMRDFAKRLEKLAEELLDLLCQNLGLEKGYLKKAFYGSSAPNFGSKVSNYPPCPKPDLIKGLRAHTDAGGIILLFQDDKVSGLQLLKDGEWVDVPPMRHSIVVNLGDQLEVITNGKYKSVEHRVIAQTDGARMSIASFYNPASDAVIYPAPALVEKAADDEKVYPKFVFDDYMKLYAGLKFQPKEPRFEAMKAAQTA, from the exons atggcAAACTTCCCCGTTATCAACATGGAAAAGCTTAATGGCGCTGAGAGAGGAGACGCCATGGAGCTCATCAAAGATGCGTGCGAGAATTGGGGTTTCTTTGAG TTGTTGAACCATGGGATTCCTCATGAAGTAATGGACAACATTGAGAAATTGACCAAGGAGCATTACAAGAAGGTGATGGAGCAGAGGTTTAAGGATTTGGTGGCCAGCAAGGGCTTAGAAGGTGTACAAGCCGAGGTTACTGATATGGATTGGGAGAGCACTTTCTTCTTGCGCCACCTTCCAGTTTCCACCATTTCACAAGTCCCTGATCTCGACGACAATTACAGGGAGGCAATGAGAGACTTTGCCAAAAGATTGGAGAAACTAGCAGAGGAGCTTCTAGACTTGCTCTGCCAGAATCTCGGACTGGAAAAAGGGTACTTGAAAAAGGCCTTTTATGGATCCTCAGCTCCAAATTTCGGGTCCAAAGTGAGCAACTACCCACCATGCCCAAAACCAGACTTGATCAAGGGTCTCCGGGCCCACACCGACGCCGGCGGCATAATCCTCCTCTTCCAAGACGACAAAGTCAGCGGTCTCCAGCTTCTGAAAGACGGGGAATGGGTTGACGTTCCTCCTATGCGCCACTCCATCGTTGTAAACCTCGGCGACCAACTCGAGGTAATCACTAACGGTAAATATAAGAGCGTGGAACATAGAGTGATTGCGCAGACAGACGGGGCTAGGATGTCCATAGCTTCCTTCTACAACCCTGCAAGCGATGCTGTCATCTACCCTGCACCAGCTCTGGTGGAGAAAGCCGCCGATGATGAGAAAGTTTACCCCAAATTTGTGTTCGACGATTATATGAAGTTATATGCTGGCCTAAAGTTTCAGCCCAAGGAGCCCAGGTTCGAAGCCATGAAGGCTGCCCAAACTGCATAG
- the LOC116029141 gene encoding TMV resistance protein N: MHRSPAAKNLCNQIFRYRSQLRPERIPPCDVFVNHRGIDTKRNVAGLLYDHLRRLRLRPFLDSKNMKPGDKLFEKIDPAIRNCKVGVAVFSPQYCDSYFCLHELALMMECKKRVIPIFCDVKPSELAVRDSMARIYPAKDMDKFRLALQEAKFTVGLTFDTVNGDWSEFLTSATEAVIKNIIEVEGDKMRSKRMNSWHQKNAMR; the protein is encoded by the exons ATGCACCGTTCACCGGCAGCCAAGAACCTGTGCAATCAGATTTTCCGGTACCGGAGCCAGCTACGGCCGGAGAGGATTCCGCCATGCGACGTGTTCGTTAACCACCGGGGGATTGACACGAAGCGGAACGTCGCCGGGCTGCTTTACGACCACCTGAGGAGGCTCCGGCTCCGGCCGTTCTTGGACAGCAAGAATATGAAGCCCGGCGACAAGCTTTTCGAGAAAATCGACCCGGCGATCCGGAACTGCAAGGTTGGGGTCGCCGTTTTCTCGCCGCAGTATTGCGATTCTTATTTTTGCCTGCACGAATTGGCTCTCATGATGGAGTGCAAGAAGAGGGTTATCCCCATTTTTTGCGACGTAAAGCCTTCGGAGCTCGCCGTCCGGGATAGCATGGCCCGGATTTATCCGGCTAAGGACATGGACAAATTCCGGCTGGCTCTTCAGGAAGCCAAATTCACCGTCGGACTCACGTTTGATACCGTTAATGG GGATTGGTCGGAATTCTTAACGAGTGCTACAGAAGCGGTGATAAAGAACATAATCGAGGTAGAAGGAGACAAGATGAGGAGCAAACGGATGAATTCTTGGCATCAAAAGAATGCGATGAG GTAA
- the LOC116028365 gene encoding (E,E)-geranyllinalool synthase, with protein METSSSSLDCIQSLVNEIKKQVFSTQNSRDLVAPSPYDTAWLAMIPDPSNPDRPLFQSCLDWVLDNQNEQGFWGDYNGEDGIPTIDALPATLACLVALKKWNVGEDKISKGLVCFHANLNLVLTENTGRLPRWFTVVFPAMIDLAQATGLPLKFLNQPADILLSKLFLKRKQMFEREKLVDEWGNYSPTFAYLECFPSEILGDQEKIYEHLCRDDGSFFRSPSATAHLFMTTANAKSLKYLNSLVQNYPNGVPARYPVDEELIKLCVIDHIQRLGLSEHFSQEIAETLSQIYRNQQKAAELPHNMTTLAEKLHEDSLAFRLLRMHGFHMNPRKLSWFLKHEDIVGHLEENHEYFTSVLYNVYRATDLMFLGENELEEARSFSRKLLQKSLALKDGDDNLSVFPELLNLIERELSVPWMARMDHLDNRLWIENKFNPLSWIGKDSYYRLSCLQNEKLLQLAVKNFEFRQSTYRDELEELKRWSKEKGLVDIGFGREKTMYTYFAVATSTSLPHDSIIRLIVAKAAIVITVADDFFDMEGSLPDLQLLNDAVQRWDGENLRGPSKVIFDALEDLVTKIATRYYIQHGSKITAELRDIWRETFGSWMRESTWSQTGYRPTMEQYLETGMVSIAADTVLLPAACFLTPRLPTEKMKPAFYEDATKLLMTCTRLLNDIQSYQKEKEVGKINYVLLHLKEHPEGHIEDSIAYVKDMVDKMRKQFLEQVLMTTDDDDNYNMPKSCNLFHLSCFKVFQMFFNSYNLFDSKADLRQEIMKAFYIPFEQDLQQPSNPLITVIKPLPVLPPLERSSEGAKVSASLGPATLKHKNKVAISFIRKQVPSNCSLGFYSPKPCSPAKLKSCFI; from the exons ATGGAAACCTCGTCATCATCACTAGACTGCATTCAGTCTCTGGTCAATGAGATCAAGAAACAGGTTTTCTCGACCCAGAATTCTCGTGATCTTGTTGCACCGTCTCCTTATGATACAGCTTGGCTAGCCATGATCCCTGACCCCAGTAATCCTGACCGTCCGTTGTTCCAGAGTTGCCTCGACTGGGTGCTTGATAACCAGAATGAACAAGGGTTTTGGGGGGATTACAATGGCGAGGATGGAATCCCCACCATTGATGCTCTCCCTGCAACTCTTGCTTGTTTGGTTGCCCTCAAGAAATGGAATGTTGGTGAAGACAAAATAAGCAAAG GTTTGGTGTGCTTTCATGCAAATCTTAATCTGGTCCTCACTGAGAATACCGGTCGGCTTCCGCGTTGGTTCACCGTCGTTTTCCCGGCGATGATTGACTTAGCACAAGCCACCGGTCTGCCCCTTAAATTTCTCAATCAACCAGCAGACATTTTGCTTTCAAAACTTTTCCTCAAGAGGAAGCAAATGTTTGAAAG AGAAAAGCTTGTGGATGAGTGGGGGAATTATTCTCCAACATTTGCGTATTTGGAGTGTTTTCCGAGTGAAATTCTGGGTgatcaagaaaaaatatatgaacACTTGTGTCGTGACGACGGGTCATTTTTTCGATCACCGTCTGCCACTGCACACCTATTCATGACTACTGCAAATGCAAAGTCTCTGAAATATCTAAACTCTCTTGTTCAAAACTACCCCAATGGAG TGCCGGCAAGGTACCCCGTGGACGAAGAGCTAATAAAGCTTTGCGTGATAGATCACATCCAAAGGCTGGGGTTGTCTGAGCATTTTAGCCAAGAAATTGCGGAAACTCTTTCGCAGAtctatag GAACCAACAAAAGGCGGCGGAATTGCCTCATAATATGACTACCCTAGCTGAGAAGTTACACGAGGACTCTCTAGCTTTCCGGCTTCTCCGAATGCACGGATTCCACATGAATCCAA GGAAGCTTAGCTGGTTTCTGAAACACGAAGACATTGTAGGGCACCTAGAAGAGAACCACGAGTATTTCACCAGCGTATTGTACAATGTCTACAGAGCCACAGATCTAATGTTCCTTGGAGAGAATGAATTGGAGGAGGCAAGGTCATTTTCAAGAAAGTTACTTCAGAAGTCGCTTGCCCTCAAAGATGGTGACGATAATCTATCAGTATTCCCAGAACTGCTAAAtctg ATTGAGCGTGAATTGAGTGTCCCGTGGATGGCACGAATGGATCACCTTGACAACAGATTGTGGATCGAAAACAAGTTCAACCCATTATCATGGATTGGGAAGGATTCCTACTATAG GTTATCGTGTCTTCAAAATGAGAAGCTACTGCAACTTGCTGTGAAAAACTTCGAGTTTCGACAGTCTACTTACAGAGATGAACTGGAAGAGCTGAAAAG GTGGTCCAAGGAAAAAGGGCTTGTTGATATTGGATTTGGGAGGGAGAAAACCATGTACACTTATTTTGCAGTTGCGACAAGCACATCTTTGCCCCACGATTCCATCATACGTTTGATTGTTGCGAAAGCTGCCATAGTTATCACCGTAGCTGATGACTTTTTCGACATGGAAGGTTCTTTACCTGACCTGCAACTCTTAAATGATGCAGTTCAaag ATGGGATGGCGAAAATCTTCGAGGCCCTAGTAAGGTTATCTTCGATGCCCTGGAAGATCTTGTGACAAAAATTGCAACAAGATATTACATTCAACATGGAAGCAAAATAACAGCAGAACTTAGAGAtatt TGGAGAGAGACATTTGGATCGTGGATGAGGGAAAGTACATGGAGCCAAACAGGATACAGACCTACCATGGAACAGTATCTTGAAACTGGCATGGTATCCATTGCTGCCGACACTGTTCTTCTTCCTGCGGCTTGTTTCTTAACTCCTAGATTGCCTACTGAGAAAATGAAACCTGCTTTCTACGAGGATGCCACGAAGTTGCTCATGACTTGCACCCGTTTATTGAACGACATCCAAAGCTATCAA AAGGAGAAGGAGGTTGGGAAAATCAACTATGTATTGCTACACTTGAAGGAACATCCAGAAGGACATATAGAGGATTCAATCGCCTACGTTAAAGACATGGTTGACAAGATGAGGAAACAATTTCTTGAACAAGTACTCATGACTACAGATGATGACGACAACTACAACATGCCCAAATCATGCAACCTTTTTCACCTCTCTTGCTTCAAAGTGTTCCAAATGTTCTTCAACTCCTACAACCTCTTCGATTCCAAGGCAGACCTAAGGCAAGAAATCATGAAAGCTTTCTACATTCCTTTCGAACAAGATCTTCAACAACCATCCAATCCTCTAATAACTGTCATAAAACCTCTCCCAGTGCTGCCCCCTCTGGAGAGGAGCAGTGAAGGGGCCAAGGTTTCTGCTTCTTTGGGCCCTGCAACCTTAAAGCACAAGAATAAGGTTGCTATAAGTTTCATTAGAAAACAGGTTCCCAGCAACTGTTCTTTGGGCTTCTACAGTCCTAAACCATGTTCCCCTGCAAAACTCAAGTCTTGTTTCATCTAA